The Verrucomicrobiia bacterium genome window below encodes:
- a CDS encoding SDR family oxidoreductase: MNAHTTLITGASSGIGLSLAREFAKHGHPLVLVAPDFGELQSVANELHDTYGVDVYSIGKNLERPNSPDEIFDELYRAGIQVEILVNNAGMGQRGRFWEIPLEKDISMIHLNVEAVVRMTKCFLPSMLARGHGRILNTASVASFEPGPLLAVYHATKAFVLSFSEALATELENSDITVTALCPGPTDTDFFPKADMLTTRAFQKANLMAPQDVAKDGYEAAMKGERVVVSGTVNKTLVFARRVMTESAQAKLNQQFYEDVDPSECKRERGQLETKAARDELAHDES, from the coding sequence ATGAACGCGCATACTACTTTGATCACAGGTGCTTCCAGCGGCATCGGTCTCAGCCTGGCCCGGGAGTTTGCGAAACACGGACATCCGCTTGTTCTTGTGGCACCGGATTTCGGAGAACTGCAGTCAGTGGCGAACGAACTCCACGACACTTATGGCGTGGACGTTTACTCCATTGGCAAGAATCTGGAGAGGCCCAATTCGCCTGATGAAATATTTGACGAACTTTATCGTGCCGGTATTCAGGTGGAAATTCTGGTCAACAACGCCGGGATGGGACAACGCGGCCGTTTCTGGGAAATACCGCTGGAAAAAGACATCAGCATGATCCACCTCAATGTGGAGGCGGTCGTCCGTATGACGAAGTGCTTCCTTCCCTCAATGCTTGCAAGAGGTCATGGTCGTATTCTGAATACTGCATCAGTGGCGAGCTTTGAACCTGGACCGCTGCTGGCAGTCTATCACGCCACCAAGGCATTCGTGCTCTCATTCAGCGAAGCTCTGGCCACGGAACTGGAGAATTCGGATATCACCGTTACTGCCTTGTGCCCGGGTCCTACCGATACGGATTTCTTTCCTAAGGCAGATATGCTTACCACACGTGCGTTTCAAAAAGCCAACCTCATGGCCCCACAAGATGTGGCCAAGGATGGCTATGAGGCTGCGATGAAAGGGGAACGCGTGGTGGTAAGTGGAACAGTGAACAAGACTTTGGTCTTTGCCCGGCGTGTGATGACAGAGAGTGCACAAGCAAAACTGAACCAGCAATTTTACGAGGATGTTGATCCATCTGAATGCAAACGCGAACGCGGCCAGCTTGAAACCAAGGCTGCCCGAGATGAGCTTGCCCATGATGAATCATGA
- a CDS encoding Gfo/Idh/MocA family oxidoreductase: MNRRQFLRDSSAALAFTAAASYVPTTFAADKAKRVGLIGCGWYGKSDLLRLVQVAPVEVVSLCDVDSKMLSDAADIVSTRQVSKKKPRTYGDYRKMLAEKDLDIVLIATPDHWHALAMIDAVKAGADVYVQKPTSVDVVESQAMLAAARKYNRVVQVGTQRRSTPHLMEAREQIVKAGKLGKIAHVEICCYYQMRAKNNPPDIAPPANLDYEMWTGPAPMRPYNDLIHPRRWRAFMEYGNGIVGDMCIHMLDMVRWMLELGAPKRISSSGGILMDKASKANISDTQTATFEFDGLNVVWTHRTWGAPPDPEYPWAAIIYGENGTLKASVNKYDFIPRGKGETIKKDVVMELEQYPEDKDEKDLEKHVAPAIRGHMKDFLAAIEKRSKPVADIEQGVISSVASILANVSLEVGRTLQWDAAKGQIVNDPEASKLLMRPYRAPWTHPTPDKV, from the coding sequence ATGAACCGCCGCCAATTCCTCCGCGACAGCTCCGCCGCGCTTGCGTTCACCGCAGCCGCCAGTTACGTCCCCACCACTTTCGCCGCTGATAAGGCCAAGCGCGTAGGCCTCATCGGCTGCGGTTGGTATGGCAAAAGCGATTTGCTTCGCCTTGTTCAAGTCGCACCTGTCGAAGTCGTTTCTCTCTGTGATGTCGATTCCAAGATGCTCTCCGATGCCGCAGACATCGTCTCAACACGTCAGGTATCGAAGAAGAAACCACGCACTTACGGCGATTATCGCAAGATGCTCGCTGAAAAAGATCTCGATATCGTGCTCATCGCCACACCGGATCACTGGCATGCACTCGCGATGATCGATGCAGTGAAAGCTGGCGCAGACGTCTATGTGCAGAAGCCTACGAGCGTTGACGTCGTGGAAAGCCAGGCGATGCTCGCTGCCGCGCGTAAGTACAATCGCGTGGTGCAAGTCGGCACCCAACGCCGCAGCACACCGCATCTCATGGAAGCACGTGAGCAGATTGTGAAAGCGGGCAAGCTCGGCAAGATCGCCCACGTGGAGATTTGCTGCTACTATCAGATGCGTGCGAAGAACAATCCGCCAGACATCGCACCACCAGCGAACTTGGATTACGAGATGTGGACCGGCCCTGCCCCGATGCGTCCTTATAATGATTTGATCCACCCCCGCAGATGGCGTGCCTTCATGGAATATGGCAATGGCATCGTGGGCGATATGTGCATTCACATGCTCGACATGGTTCGCTGGATGCTTGAACTAGGCGCACCAAAACGAATCAGTTCGAGCGGGGGCATCCTGATGGACAAAGCAAGCAAGGCGAACATCAGTGATACGCAAACCGCGACGTTTGAATTTGATGGTCTCAATGTGGTGTGGACGCATCGCACCTGGGGCGCACCGCCTGACCCTGAGTATCCATGGGCTGCCATCATCTATGGTGAGAACGGAACGCTCAAAGCCAGCGTGAATAAATACGATTTCATTCCCCGAGGCAAAGGCGAAACCATCAAGAAAGATGTGGTGATGGAACTGGAACAGTATCCCGAGGACAAGGATGAGAAGGATCTGGAGAAGCACGTCGCTCCGGCCATCCGCGGTCACATGAAAGATTTCCTCGCCGCCATCGAGAAACGCAGCAAACCAGTCGCCGATATCGAGCAAGGTGTCATCTCCAGCGTCGCAAGCATTCTTGCCAATGTGTCTCTGGAAGTAGGCCGCACTCTCCAATGGGATGCAGCCAAAGGCCAGATCGTGAATGATCCTGAAGCGAGCAAGCTGCTGATGCGCCCGTATCGCGCACCCTGGACTCATCCCACGCCCGATAAAGTTTAA
- a CDS encoding MIP/aquaporin family protein codes for MSPFLAELIGTMLLIILGDGVVANVVLQQSKGQNSGWIVITAGWAFAVTVAVYCVGAISGAHLNPAVTISMASIGLLNWSLVPVYIAAQILGAFLGAVLVWLAYLPHWELTKDPGAKLAVFCTGPAVRRPASNLITEIIGTFVLVLGVLAVLSPRNLVPNSGFDVGFGPCLVGVIVWAIGLSLGGPTGYAINPARDLGPRIAHALLPISGKGHSDWSYAWVPIVGPLVGGVIGAFFYIMLWP; via the coding sequence ATGAGCCCATTCCTCGCAGAATTGATTGGGACCATGCTGCTCATCATTTTGGGCGATGGCGTGGTCGCAAACGTCGTTCTACAACAATCGAAAGGCCAAAACAGCGGCTGGATCGTGATCACCGCTGGCTGGGCATTTGCCGTCACAGTCGCAGTTTACTGTGTGGGAGCCATCAGCGGCGCACATTTGAATCCCGCTGTGACCATCTCCATGGCCAGCATCGGGTTGCTAAATTGGTCGCTCGTCCCCGTTTACATAGCGGCTCAAATACTAGGTGCTTTTCTAGGTGCCGTTCTCGTTTGGCTCGCCTACCTGCCTCACTGGGAACTTACCAAAGACCCAGGTGCCAAGCTCGCCGTGTTCTGCACCGGTCCGGCTGTGCGACGCCCCGCTTCCAATCTCATCACGGAAATCATCGGCACCTTCGTTCTCGTGCTGGGCGTGCTCGCCGTGTTGTCTCCGAGGAACTTGGTGCCGAACTCGGGCTTCGATGTAGGCTTCGGACCTTGTCTGGTCGGCGTCATCGTGTGGGCGATCGGACTTTCTCTGGGTGGACCGACGGGCTATGCGATCAATCCGGCGCGTGATCTGGGACCGCGTATCGCTCATGCGCTATTGCCAATCTCTGGCAAAGGTCATTCTGACTGGAGCTATGCATGGGTCCCAATCGTCGGTCCGCTTGTCGGCGGTGTGATTGGAGCGTTTTTCTATATTATGTTATGGCCTTGA
- a CDS encoding GNAT family N-acetyltransferase: MQLHIRVYQPGDLAELKRLTLEGFEGIAIDQKVEEECGILNGHDWRWRKARHIDDDVAANPSGVFVAVNGEKVVGYITTRIDRELGKGRIPNLAVDASTRGQGLGRKLIEHALAYFREQGMEYAMIETMAYNEVGNHLYPSCGFKEVGRQIHFAMKL; encoded by the coding sequence ATGCAACTCCACATCCGTGTTTACCAGCCGGGCGATCTGGCGGAACTCAAGCGCCTCACGCTGGAAGGCTTTGAAGGCATCGCCATCGATCAAAAGGTGGAAGAGGAATGTGGCATCCTGAACGGTCACGATTGGCGCTGGCGCAAGGCGCGTCATATCGATGACGATGTGGCGGCGAATCCCTCAGGCGTATTTGTAGCGGTGAACGGTGAAAAGGTCGTCGGCTACATCACTACGCGCATTGACCGTGAATTGGGCAAGGGGCGCATCCCGAACCTCGCAGTGGATGCTTCCACGCGCGGGCAGGGGTTAGGACGCAAACTGATCGAACACGCGCTGGCTTACTTCCGTGAGCAAGGGATGGAATACGCGATGATCGAGACGATGGCTTACAATGAAGTGGGCAATCATCTGTATCCTTCGTGTGGTTTCAAAGAGGTGGGCCGTCAGATACACTTCGCGATGAAATTGTGA
- a CDS encoding NAD(P)-dependent alcohol dehydrogenase, which produces MSDKFRAYGAREAGGKLTPFDFDPGPLKPEQVEIKVTHCGICHSDLSMLDNEWGRSAFPFVPGHEAVGTIVALGEQAKGLKIGQTVGMGWFSGSCMSCQQCLSGNHNLCPNAEETLIGRQGGFADRLRTHWAWATPLPDKLDAAKAGPLFCGGITVFNPIVQCGVKPTDRVGVIGIGGLGHMALQFLNKWGCEVTAFTTSDSKRDEAMKMGAHQVINSKDAAQMKKIAGSLDFIISTVNASMDWNTIIGALSPKGRLHFVGAVLEPIPVAAFSLIGGQKSISGSPLGSPATVKTMLDFSARHQIAPVTEVFPMSKVNEAIQHLRAGKARYRIVMEADFK; this is translated from the coding sequence ATGAGTGACAAGTTTCGTGCGTATGGGGCCCGTGAGGCCGGTGGTAAATTGACTCCGTTCGATTTCGATCCCGGCCCACTGAAGCCGGAGCAAGTCGAGATCAAGGTGACCCACTGCGGCATCTGTCACTCAGACCTTTCCATGCTGGATAATGAATGGGGACGCAGCGCGTTCCCGTTCGTGCCCGGCCACGAAGCCGTGGGCACGATCGTCGCCCTCGGCGAACAGGCCAAGGGCTTGAAGATCGGACAGACTGTGGGCATGGGCTGGTTCTCCGGCAGTTGCATGTCCTGCCAGCAATGCCTCTCCGGCAATCACAACCTTTGCCCGAATGCGGAGGAAACCCTCATCGGTCGCCAAGGCGGTTTCGCTGATCGTCTGCGCACTCATTGGGCCTGGGCCACGCCCTTGCCGGACAAGCTGGATGCCGCGAAAGCCGGTCCGCTTTTCTGCGGCGGCATCACGGTCTTTAATCCCATTGTGCAATGCGGTGTGAAGCCGACGGATCGCGTGGGCGTCATCGGCATCGGCGGGTTAGGGCACATGGCCTTGCAATTCCTGAACAAATGGGGCTGCGAAGTCACGGCTTTCACCACCAGCGATTCCAAGCGCGATGAAGCCATGAAGATGGGCGCGCATCAGGTCATCAATTCCAAGGATGCCGCGCAGATGAAAAAAATCGCCGGTTCGCTGGACTTCATCATCTCCACCGTGAATGCGTCGATGGACTGGAACACCATCATCGGTGCGCTGTCTCCGAAAGGACGGTTACACTTCGTCGGTGCCGTGCTGGAGCCGATCCCCGTGGCGGCGTTCTCGCTCATCGGCGGCCAGAAATCCATCTCCGGTTCGCCGCTCGGCAGTCCGGCCACGGTGAAGACTATGCTGGATTTCAGCGCGCGCCATCAGATCGCTCCGGTGACGGAAGTGTTTCCGATGTCGAAGGTGAACGAGGCCATTCAACACTTGCGTGCAGGCAAGGCGCGCTATCGCATCGTAATGGAAGCGGACTTCAAGTGA
- a CDS encoding alkene reductase, translating into MSHEILFSPFKAGALKLPNRLVMAPLTRGRAHADGTPHPRMIEYYRQRASAGLIISEATAISAQGVGWVNAPRIYTQAHVEGWKPVTEAVHQAGGRIFLQLWHMGRASHPDFHNGALPVSASAIAAQGNAHTASGTKPYVTPRALETDEIPGVIEDYVRATKLAREAGFDGVEIHAANGYLIDQFLRDGSNQRTDDYGGSIANRSRFLLEVTSAVVGAWSGEHVGVRLSPTNPYNDMRDSDPVATFTHASKILNRFKLAYLHVLEGKPGHFLAAPGVQVSPSMRAAFKGPFIANAGYDASSAAHSINEDETDLVAFGIPFIANPDLVERFRAGAPLNAPDQNTFYGGDERGYTDYPVLQPVTA; encoded by the coding sequence ATGAGCCACGAAATCCTCTTCTCTCCGTTCAAGGCCGGTGCTTTGAAGCTCCCTAACCGCCTCGTCATGGCCCCGCTTACGCGCGGTCGTGCGCATGCGGATGGCACGCCGCATCCGCGCATGATCGAGTATTACCGCCAGCGCGCTTCAGCGGGCCTCATTATCAGCGAGGCCACCGCGATCTCCGCGCAAGGTGTCGGCTGGGTGAATGCCCCGCGCATCTACACGCAAGCGCATGTGGAAGGCTGGAAGCCCGTGACGGAAGCCGTGCATCAGGCTGGTGGACGTATTTTCCTCCAGCTCTGGCACATGGGCCGCGCCTCGCATCCTGATTTCCACAATGGCGCGTTGCCTGTTTCCGCATCTGCCATCGCGGCACAAGGCAACGCTCATACTGCCAGCGGCACGAAACCCTATGTGACTCCGCGTGCCTTGGAGACGGATGAAATCCCTGGCGTGATTGAGGATTACGTTCGTGCGACGAAGCTCGCTCGTGAAGCTGGTTTCGATGGTGTGGAGATCCATGCGGCAAATGGTTATCTCATCGATCAATTCCTGCGCGATGGCTCGAACCAGCGCACGGATGATTACGGCGGGAGCATCGCGAACCGCAGCCGCTTCCTGCTGGAAGTCACTTCCGCAGTCGTAGGCGCATGGTCTGGCGAACATGTGGGTGTGCGTCTCTCTCCGACGAATCCTTACAACGACATGCGCGATAGCGATCCGGTCGCCACGTTCACACATGCCTCGAAGATTCTGAACCGCTTCAAGCTCGCGTATCTGCATGTGCTCGAAGGCAAGCCCGGTCACTTCCTGGCGGCTCCCGGAGTGCAAGTATCGCCGTCCATGCGCGCGGCGTTCAAAGGCCCGTTCATTGCAAATGCGGGTTACGATGCCTCTTCGGCGGCACACAGCATCAATGAGGACGAGACGGATCTCGTGGCCTTCGGTATTCCGTTCATCGCGAACCCGGACTTGGTTGAGCGTTTCCGCGCTGGAGCGCCATTGAATGCGCCGGATCAAAACACATTTTACGGCGGCGATGAACGCGGCTATACTGATTACCCGGTGCTGCAACCGGTGACCGCGTAA
- a CDS encoding SDR family oxidoreductase: MSLKLQNKVAIVTGGTSGIGRASAVALAKAGAKVVVSGRRESEGQETVRQIEAAGGQGLFVKTDVANEADVANLVNKTIEKFGALHIAFNNAGVEGKHATSAEFTAEEYQRVFDINVKGVFNSLKYQIPAILKSGGGSIINTSSALGLIGMPNASVYVASKHAVLGITKSAALEYSKLGVRVNAISPAVIQTEMFERFAGGADSEVGKFMASLHPIGRIGQPDEIANTVVFLASNDSSFITGQSITVDGGLTAQ, translated from the coding sequence ATGAGCCTGAAACTTCAAAACAAAGTAGCCATCGTCACCGGCGGAACCAGCGGCATCGGTCGCGCCTCAGCCGTCGCTCTCGCCAAAGCCGGAGCAAAAGTCGTCGTCAGCGGACGTCGTGAATCCGAAGGGCAGGAGACCGTGCGCCAGATCGAGGCCGCAGGTGGCCAAGGTCTCTTCGTGAAAACGGACGTAGCGAACGAAGCGGACGTCGCCAATCTCGTGAACAAGACGATCGAGAAATTCGGTGCGCTGCACATCGCCTTCAACAACGCTGGTGTGGAAGGCAAACACGCCACCTCCGCTGAATTCACGGCAGAAGAGTATCAGCGCGTGTTCGATATCAATGTGAAAGGCGTGTTCAACTCGTTGAAATATCAGATCCCCGCGATCCTCAAGAGCGGCGGCGGCTCCATCATCAACACCTCTTCTGCGCTCGGCCTCATCGGTATGCCGAACGCCAGTGTGTATGTCGCGAGCAAGCACGCCGTGCTGGGCATCACGAAATCCGCCGCGCTGGAATATTCCAAGCTGGGTGTTCGCGTGAACGCCATCTCGCCCGCGGTGATCCAGACGGAAATGTTCGAACGCTTCGCCGGCGGGGCAGATTCCGAAGTCGGCAAATTCATGGCGAGCCTGCATCCGATCGGTCGCATCGGCCAGCCGGATGAGATCGCGAACACCGTGGTGTTCCTCGCGTCGAACGATTCCTCCTTCATCACCGGTCAATCCATCACCGTGGATGGCGGTTTAACCGCACAGTGA
- the trxA gene encoding thioredoxin, whose protein sequence is MKNTIELTDANFESEVLQSSQPVVVDFYADWCGPCKMLAPTLEEIATEQAGRLKVTKLNVDNYPEIAQRYGVQAMPTLLYFRDGEVRDTTLGAVGKRTVLTKLEALTTVTA, encoded by the coding sequence ATGAAAAATACCATTGAACTGACTGATGCGAACTTCGAGAGCGAAGTGCTGCAATCCTCCCAGCCTGTCGTCGTGGACTTTTATGCCGACTGGTGCGGCCCGTGCAAGATGCTTGCGCCCACGCTGGAAGAGATCGCCACGGAGCAGGCCGGTCGCCTGAAAGTCACGAAGCTGAACGTGGACAACTACCCGGAGATCGCCCAGCGCTACGGCGTGCAGGCCATGCCCACGCTGCTCTACTTCCGCGATGGTGAAGTGCGTGACACTACACTGGGCGCAGTAGGCAAACGCACCGTCCTCACCAAGCTCGAAGCCTTAACCACCGTGACTGCGTAA
- a CDS encoding TetR/AcrR family transcriptional regulator has protein sequence MGRTSDAKERLMEAVLELIWKGSYGSTTIDLICDKAGVKKGSFYYFFESKADLASAALLANWEEYRPKMDETFSPSVAPLERLKNYCDNSFQKQSEMRCSCGSVLGCPIFTLGAEICTQDDKLRLTVQDVLGRYRKYLESTIRDAQAEGLARAGEPAIMARMIFAYMEGVMTQARIHNDPAILKDLYPGMLAIMGATNVEVVSA, from the coding sequence ATGGGACGCACGAGCGATGCAAAAGAGCGGTTGATGGAAGCTGTGTTGGAGCTGATTTGGAAAGGCTCCTACGGCAGCACCACCATCGACCTCATCTGTGACAAGGCGGGCGTCAAGAAGGGCAGTTTCTACTACTTCTTCGAGTCCAAGGCGGATCTGGCCTCTGCGGCCTTGCTGGCGAATTGGGAAGAGTACCGCCCTAAGATGGATGAGACGTTTTCTCCTTCCGTGGCGCCCTTGGAACGCTTGAAGAATTACTGCGATAATTCGTTCCAGAAACAGTCGGAAATGCGCTGCAGTTGCGGTTCCGTGCTGGGTTGCCCGATCTTCACGCTTGGTGCGGAGATCTGCACTCAGGACGATAAATTGCGCCTCACGGTTCAGGATGTTTTGGGCCGTTACCGCAAGTATCTTGAGAGTACCATTCGTGATGCCCAAGCCGAAGGTCTGGCGCGGGCAGGGGAACCGGCCATCATGGCGCGTATGATCTTCGCCTACATGGAAGGCGTGATGACCCAGGCGCGCATCCATAACGATCCGGCCATCTTGAAAGATCTCTATCCCGGTATGCTGGCCATCATGGGTGCGACAAACGTAGAAGTGGTGTCGGCTTAA